In Candidatus Methanosphaera massiliense, the following are encoded in one genomic region:
- a CDS encoding iron-containing alcohol dehydrogenase, whose protein sequence is MSNKFLKTSNNFFDTVSTHIEFGSGKLNNLYEFLPDAKKALIVTTNGKSVKRNGYLDKLIGNLDKKSMEYVLFDEIEPNPLNTTVDKGADIAKEENCDIIIAIGGGSAMDASKAIALATNNPGKLWDYVQFGTGGKKTPENKALPLIAIPTTAGTGSEADMGAVISNNETKEKTAIFGEDLFPILSIIDPELMVSVPEKYTAFQGFDAISHSLEVYQWYC, encoded by the coding sequence ATGTCAAACAAATTTTTAAAAACTAGTAATAATTTTTTCGATACAGTATCTACTCATATTGAATTTGGTAGTGGAAAATTAAATAATCTTTATGAATTTTTACCTGATGCTAAAAAGGCATTAATCGTTACAACCAATGGAAAATCAGTGAAAAGAAATGGTTATTTAGATAAATTAATTGGAAATTTAGATAAAAAAAGCATGGAATATGTATTATTTGATGAGATTGAACCAAATCCATTGAATACAACAGTTGATAAAGGTGCAGATATTGCAAAAGAAGAAAATTGTGATATCATTATTGCCATTGGTGGTGGAAGTGCAATGGATGCTTCTAAGGCAATTGCATTAGCTACTAACAACCCTGGAAAATTATGGGATTATGTTCAGTTTGGTACAGGAGGTAAAAAAACTCCAGAAAATAAAGCATTACCTTTAATAGCTATACCTACTACTGCTGGAACAGGATCTGAAGCAGATATGGGTGCAGTAATAAGTAACAATGAAACTAAAGAAAAAACAGCAATTTTTGGAGAAGATTTATTCCCAATACTTTCAATCATAGACCCTGAATTAATGGTATCTGTTCCAGAAAAATACACTGCATTCCAAGGATTTGATGCTATATCTCATAGTCTTGAAGTATATCAATGGTATTGTTAA
- a CDS encoding dehydroquinate synthase/iron-containing alcohol dehydrogenase family protein: protein MISISSYLPHGLGLILLSKAYFTFLIKKHVCDDRFIKLAKVMGIEDSEDPMDFITALDQFHKDIKVDKIKMSDYDVSPDEFEKMAHTAFDSMGMLFGVDHYKFTVDDVVKIYEESFE from the coding sequence ATTATCAGCATATCATCATATCTCCCACATGGTTTAGGTTTAATTTTACTAAGTAAAGCTTACTTTACATTTTTAATCAAGAAACATGTTTGTGATGACAGATTTATCAAATTAGCAAAAGTTATGGGTATTGAAGACTCTGAGGACCCTATGGATTTTATAACTGCATTAGACCAATTCCATAAAGATATTAAAGTAGATAAGATAAAAATGTCTGATTATGATGTAAGTCCTGATGAATTTGAAAAAATGGCTCATACAGCATTTGATAGTATGGGTATGTTATTTGGAGTAGACCATTATAAGTTTACTGTAGATGATGTTGTAAAAATCTATGAAGAATCATTTGAATAG
- a CDS encoding 5,10-methylenetetrahydromethanopterin reductase, with protein MKFSLELLPNEPINDILELIRVAEDINFENVWITDHYNNKDVFEVLAIAAHETSTIKMGSGVSNPYVRNPVTIAAATTTLDEISDGRAVVGVGPGDKATMETLNLRWKKPVNTVKNAVNTIRTLLSGDKIEQGACLSGTSKVQTSIPIYMAAQGPKMLESSGEVADGTLINASNPKDFEVAIPLINKGLEKSSVKPNQFNYAAYTACSIDEDIDKAYNHARIVVAYILAGAPKVVLERHNISQDIAGKIRECLAKYDFKTATALIDNDMVNAFAVCGNPKQISEKIEILENIGVNEFVVGSPIGKDRVKSLRLLEDIVNSFN; from the coding sequence GTGAAGTTTAGTTTAGAACTGCTACCTAATGAGCCAATTAATGATATTTTAGAATTAATAAGAGTGGCTGAAGATATTAATTTTGAAAATGTATGGATAACTGATCATTATAATAACAAGGATGTATTTGAGGTATTAGCAATAGCAGCTCATGAAACAAGTACTATAAAGATGGGGTCAGGTGTTTCTAATCCATATGTACGTAATCCAGTTACAATAGCAGCAGCTACAACAACATTAGATGAAATTTCTGATGGTAGGGCTGTTGTAGGTGTAGGACCTGGTGATAAAGCCACTATGGAAACTCTTAATTTAAGATGGAAGAAACCGGTTAATACAGTTAAAAATGCGGTTAATACTATTAGAACTTTATTAAGTGGTGATAAAATAGAACAAGGGGCTTGTTTAAGTGGTACTTCAAAGGTACAAACTTCAATTCCTATATATATGGCTGCTCAGGGACCTAAAATGTTAGAATCCTCTGGTGAAGTTGCTGATGGAACACTTATTAATGCATCTAATCCAAAGGATTTTGAGGTTGCTATACCTTTGATAAATAAAGGTTTAGAGAAATCATCAGTGAAACCAAACCAATTCAATTATGCAGCATATACTGCCTGTAGTATAGATGAAGATATTGATAAAGCATATAATCATGCAAGAATTGTGGTAGCTTATATTTTAGCCGGAGCTCCAAAAGTTGTTTTGGAACGTCATAATATATCTCAGGATATAGCCGGGAAAATTAGAGAATGCCTTGCAAAATATGATTTTAAAACAGCAACTGCATTAATAGATAATGACATGGTTAATGCTTTTGCGGTATGTGGAAATCCAAAGCAAATATCTGAGAAAATAGAAATATTAGAAAATATTGGTGTTAATGAATTTGTTGTAGGTTCACCTATAGGTAAGGATAGAGTAAAATCTCTAAGATTATTAGAAGACATTGTAAATTCATTCAACTAG
- a CDS encoding pseudomurein-binding repeat-containing protein, which translates to MIFLVAVIISLTAVSAADTSNSSVSTTDLGTHVQDVSSQATIGTTTTSDTSSQVTSEKSSIKSTTNDNISNEADLRENTKDNQVINKTSSNIQTNTLSNNKTTTKNLKSSTSKSKITIKMGSYVAHPYQTITLNATVRLTNGKPLNNVTAVYKLNSVTIGHTNITNGVASLKYTIPKYSAKTYPLMIKVGETDTSLAGNATSNLKIEKSNIKVSMDSYTVVPKDKVTITAKAVDVYGHAVDGNKVTFKVNGVTIGSTNVSKGVAKISYIAPSKIQTYTIQVIVGGSSFTNSGNATSKLTVKKSSSKITLDNIYFVKYRNLTINVKVTSSNGTLANSGKVTFKIDGKTIKTVSVSNGVAKFAYGGRLALGTRNLSVIYGGSSSLYSSNATSKLRVQDNLTKFTYEQILRKANDTKDFIEKYGRLPNFVNIDGTSVTTTDFLYLLCNVYGTNDSYYAGNFKYNNLSKTSNGANGTQITKSDYSRLARSIVKCYIINGRSPNSITVNGTSMNFDDAVYFYTRAVAYIYNYGEYSNYGTVIKVNSISTNNFNSNDSDKNSTVNKSSSKITLDNIYFVKYRNLTINVKVTSSNGTLADSGKVTFKIDGTTIKTVSVNDGVATFAYGGKLGLRTHDLSVIYEGSSSLYGSNATSKLRVQDNLTKFTYEQILRKANDTKDFIEKYGRLPNFVNIDGTSVTTTDFLYLLCNVYGTNSSYYAGNFKVNNVSKTSSGANGTQITKDDYSRLARSIVKCYIINGRSPNSITVNGTSMSFDDAFYFYTRAVAYIYNYGEYSNYGTVIDVDSLNTNNSSSNTNIVPAGYSKYLQKTTNCEVNNSAIKKAVAAATKGVSGTYNQAVAIFDYVNDNTHYSGYYNTRYGAVGTLTRGYGNCVDMSHLLIAMLRTANIPAIYCHATCTFRSGLVVGHVWVKAYVNNKWVYCDATSSSNTFGHIVNWNSCGTIHEYIQLPF; encoded by the coding sequence TTGATTTTTTTAGTAGCTGTGATTATTAGTTTAACTGCAGTATCTGCAGCAGATACATCAAATTCATCAGTATCAACAACTGATTTAGGAACTCATGTTCAAGACGTATCAAGTCAAGCTACTATAGGAACAACCACTACAAGTGATACTTCTAGTCAGGTTACTTCTGAAAAATCAAGTATTAAATCAACCACGAATGATAATATAAGCAATGAAGCAGATCTAAGGGAAAATACCAAGGATAATCAAGTGATTAACAAGACTTCTAGTAACATACAAACCAATACTCTTTCAAATAATAAGACAACAACAAAAAACCTTAAATCAAGCACTAGTAAATCAAAAATTACAATTAAAATGGGTTCTTATGTAGCACACCCATATCAAACAATCACACTTAATGCTACTGTACGATTAACTAATGGAAAACCTTTAAATAATGTTACAGCAGTTTATAAATTAAATAGTGTAACTATTGGTCATACTAATATAACTAATGGGGTAGCTTCATTAAAATATACAATTCCAAAGTACAGTGCTAAAACATATCCCTTGATGATTAAAGTTGGAGAAACAGACACTAGCTTAGCTGGTAATGCAACTTCTAACTTAAAGATTGAAAAAAGTAATATTAAAGTTTCAATGGACTCTTATACTGTTGTACCTAAGGATAAAGTTACAATAACTGCTAAGGCTGTAGATGTTTATGGTCATGCAGTTGATGGTAATAAAGTTACATTTAAAGTAAATGGTGTAACAATTGGTTCTACAAATGTATCTAAAGGAGTAGCTAAAATAAGTTATATAGCTCCTTCAAAAATACAAACATATACTATACAAGTTATAGTTGGAGGATCAAGTTTTACAAATTCGGGTAATGCAACTAGTAAATTAACTGTTAAAAAGTCAAGTTCAAAAATTACTTTAGATAACATATATTTTGTTAAATACCGAAATTTAACTATTAATGTAAAGGTAACTAGTTCAAATGGTACCCTTGCAAATAGTGGAAAAGTTACATTTAAAATTGATGGCAAAACTATTAAAACTGTATCTGTAAGTAATGGTGTTGCTAAATTCGCATATGGTGGAAGATTAGCTCTTGGTACACGTAATTTATCAGTTATTTATGGAGGTAGTTCTTCATTATATAGTTCTAATGCAACATCTAAGTTAAGAGTACAAGATAATTTAACGAAATTTACCTACGAACAGATATTAAGAAAGGCTAATGATACAAAAGATTTCATCGAGAAATATGGTAGATTACCTAACTTTGTTAACATTGATGGAACTAGTGTAACAACAACAGATTTCTTATATCTATTATGTAATGTATATGGTACAAATGATTCTTACTATGCAGGTAATTTCAAATATAATAATTTATCTAAGACATCTAATGGTGCTAATGGTACTCAAATAACAAAAAGTGATTATAGTAGATTAGCTAGAAGTATTGTTAAGTGTTATATCATTAATGGAAGATCTCCTAATTCTATAACAGTTAATGGTACTAGTATGAATTTTGACGATGCAGTTTATTTCTATACAAGAGCAGTTGCATACATATATAATTATGGAGAATATTCCAATTATGGAACCGTGATTAAAGTAAATAGTATATCAACAAATAATTTCAATTCAAATGATTCTGATAAGAACTCAACTGTTAATAAGTCAAGTTCAAAAATTACTTTAGATAACATATATTTCGTTAAATACAGAAACTTAACTATTAATGTAAAGGTAACTAGTTCAAACGGTACCCTTGCAGATAGTGGAAAAGTTACATTTAAAATTGACGGTACAACTATTAAAACTGTATCTGTAAATGATGGTGTTGCCACATTTGCATATGGTGGAAAATTAGGTCTTAGAACACATGACCTATCTGTTATTTATGAGGGTAGCTCTTCATTATATGGTTCTAATGCTACATCTAAGTTAAGAGTACAAGATAATTTAACGAAATTTACCTACGAACAGATATTAAGAAAGGCTAATGATACAAAAGATTTCATCGAGAAATATGGTAGATTACCTAACTTTGTTAACATTGATGGAACTAGTGTAACAACAACAGATTTCTTATATCTATTATGTAATGTATATGGTACAAATAGTTCTTACTATGCAGGTAATTTCAAAGTTAATAATGTATCTAAGACATCTAGTGGTGCTAATGGTACTCAAATAACAAAAGATGATTACAGTAGATTAGCTAGAAGTATTGTTAAGTGTTATATCATTAATGGAAGATCTCCTAATTCTATAACAGTTAATGGTACTAGTATGAGTTTTGATGATGCTTTTTATTTCTATACAAGAGCAGTTGCATACATATATAATTATGGAGAATATTCTAACTATGGAACAGTAATTGACGTAGATAGTCTTAATACAAATAACTCAAGTTCAAATACTAATATAGTACCTGCTGGTTATTCAAAATATCTTCAAAAAACTACTAATTGTGAAGTTAATAATTCAGCAATAAAAAAAGCTGTTGCAGCAGCTACTAAAGGAGTATCTGGAACATATAATCAAGCTGTAGCAATATTTGACTATGTTAATGATAATACTCACTATAGTGGATATTATAATACTAGATATGGAGCGGTTGGTACTTTAACTCGTGGATATGGTAATTGTGTTGACATGTCACATTTATTAATTGCTATGTTACGTACAGCAAATATTCCTGCTATATACTGTCATGCTACATGTACATTTAGAAGTGGACTTGTAGTAGGTCATGTATGGGTAAAAGCGTATGTTAATAATAAATGGGTATATTGTGATGCTACATCTTCAAGTAATACCTTTGGACATATTGTAAATTGGAATAGCTGTGGAACAATTCATGAATATATTCAACTACCATTTTAA
- a CDS encoding archaeosine biosynthesis radical SAM protein RaSEA, producing the protein MKVQTINKQIREHSIENIKNKRDRKKDKKPLQAYAASWANKDRLYDCVGYTIFIVLPTSGCEWATKSGGCTMCSYIADSPLCEIDDNELIEIFDNEWKKQLEKTDISSHENVAVKLFVSGSFLNTNEVDEKVQEHIFNEFNKYDNIKEVIVESKPEYIDEDSLKRLGSIIPDKIFEIGIGVETLNEDTRLNKINKGITNESFEKSVNIINNIKEYDIRAKAYLLVKPILLPEKKAIQESIDSAKYAKEVGVKRLAYCPATVHAGTLMDYLWKRGSYNPPWIWSTIEIIKQVRKNVDIPMIMDTAGFGTRRGPFNCKKCNSKLKELIIESNLKQEIPKELEEFTCECKSKWEADLEFEDVLNTTTNPKT; encoded by the coding sequence ATGAAAGTACAAACAATTAATAAACAAATACGCGAACATTCTATAGAAAACATTAAGAATAAAAGAGATCGTAAAAAAGATAAAAAACCATTACAGGCCTATGCTGCAAGCTGGGCTAATAAAGATAGATTATATGATTGTGTTGGTTATACTATATTCATAGTATTACCTACAAGCGGATGTGAATGGGCTACTAAAAGTGGTGGATGTACCATGTGTAGTTACATTGCAGACTCACCATTATGTGAAATAGATGATAACGAGTTAATAGAAATATTTGACAATGAATGGAAAAAACAACTTGAAAAAACAGATATATCCTCACATGAGAATGTTGCTGTAAAATTATTTGTTTCAGGAAGTTTTCTTAATACTAATGAAGTAGATGAAAAAGTACAAGAACATATCTTCAATGAATTCAACAAGTATGATAATATTAAAGAGGTTATTGTAGAATCAAAACCAGAATACATTGATGAAGATTCACTTAAACGACTAGGTTCTATTATTCCTGATAAAATATTTGAAATTGGTATAGGTGTTGAGACTCTTAATGAGGATACTCGTCTAAATAAAATAAATAAGGGTATAACAAATGAATCATTTGAAAAATCTGTTAACATAATCAATAATATTAAGGAATATGATATTAGAGCAAAAGCATATCTACTGGTTAAACCAATATTACTTCCTGAAAAAAAAGCTATTCAAGAATCAATAGATTCAGCTAAATATGCAAAAGAAGTAGGTGTAAAGAGATTAGCATATTGTCCGGCTACAGTACATGCAGGTACATTAATGGATTATCTATGGAAAAGAGGTTCTTATAATCCACCGTGGATTTGGAGTACAATTGAAATAATAAAACAAGTTCGAAAAAATGTGGATATACCAATGATAATGGATACTGCAGGATTTGGTACTAGAAGAGGACCATTTAATTGTAAAAAATGTAATTCAAAACTTAAAGAATTAATCATTGAATCTAATTTAAAACAAGAAATTCCGAAAGAATTAGAAGAATTCACATGTGAATGTAAATCAAAATGGGAAGCTGATCTTGAATTTGAAGATGTGTTAAACACTACAACTAATCCAAAGACATGA
- a CDS encoding iron-containing alcohol dehydrogenase: MYSDMYALEAIRNIHEYLPKAVNNGNDIEAREKVAFGSYLSGLVMSVGNTSSLHSLEHALSAYHHISHMV; the protein is encoded by the coding sequence ATGTATTCTGATATGTATGCTTTAGAAGCTATTCGTAATATTCATGAATATTTACCTAAAGCAGTAAATAATGGTAATGATATTGAAGCTAGAGAAAAAGTAGCATTTGGAAGCTATTTATCAGGTTTAGTTATGAGTGTAGGAAATACAAGTAGTTTACACTCTCTTGAACATGCATTATCAGCATATCATCATATCTCCCACATGGTTTAG